One window of the Marmota flaviventris isolate mMarFla1 chromosome 2, mMarFla1.hap1, whole genome shotgun sequence genome contains the following:
- the Nop56 gene encoding nucleolar protein 56 isoform X1, with product MVLLHVLFEHAVGYALLALKEVEEISLLLPQVEECVLSLGKFHNIVRLVAFNPFSSSQVALENANAVSEGIVHEDLRLLLETHLPSKKKKVLLGVGDPKIGAAIQEELGYNCQTGGVVAEILRGVRLHFHNLVKGLTDLSACKAQLGLGHSYSRAKVKFNVNRVDNMIIQSISLLDQLDKDINTFSMRVREWYGYHFPELVKIINDNATYCRLAQFIGNRKELSEEKLEKLEELTMDGAKAKAILDASRSSMGMDISAIDLINIESFSSRVVSLSEYRQSLHTYLRSKMSQVAPSLSALIGEAVGARLIAHAGSLTNLAKYPASTVQILGAEKALFRALKTRGNTPKYGLIFHSTFIGRAAAKNKGRISRYLANKCSIASRIDCFSGMEVPTSVFGEKLREQVEERLSFYETGEIPRKNLDVMKEAMVQAEEAAAEIARKLEKQEKKRLKKEKKRLAALALASSGNSSSTPEECEEMNEKPKKKKKQKPQEVPQENGMEEPSVSYTKPKKKRSFSKEELVSSDLEETAGGSTSLPKRKKSSPKEETASEPEEVSRSVSKKKRRFFSKEEPVSSGPEEAASSKTSTKKKKKLHKASQD from the exons ATG GTTTTGCTACACGTGCTGTTCGAGCACGCGGTAGGCTACGCGCTGCTGGCGCTGAAGGAAGTGGAGGAGATCAGCCTGTTACTGCCGCAG GTGGAGGAATGTGTGCTCAGCCTGGGCAAGTTCCACAACATTGTCCGTCTTGTGGCCTTCAATCCCTTTTCCTCATCCCAGGTTGCCTTGGAAAATGCCAATGCGGTGTCTGAAG gCATTGTTCATGAGGACCTCCGCCTGCTCCTGGAGACCCACCTGCCatccaaaaagaagaaagtgcTTTTGGGGGTTGGGGATCCCAAGATTGGTGCTGCTATACAGGAGGAGTTAGGGTACAACTGCCAGACTGGAGGTGTGGTAGCCGAGATCCTGCGAG GAGTTCGTCTGCACTTCCATAATCTGGTGAAGGGTCTGACTGACCTGTCAGCTTGTAAAGCCCAATTAGGGCTGGGACATAGTTATTCTCGTGCCAAAGTTAAGTTTAATGTGAACCGGGTGGACAACATGATCATCCAGTCCATTAGCCTCTTGGACCAACTGGATAAAGACATCAATACTTTCTCTATGCGTGTCAG GGAATGGTACGGGTATCACTTTCCAGAACTGGTGAAGATCATCAATGACAATGCCACATACTGCCGCCTTGCCCAATTCATTGGAAACCGAAAAGAACTGAGTGAGGAAAAGTTGGAGAAGCTGGAGGAGCTGACAATGGATGGGGCCAAAGCTAAAGCTATTCTGGATGCCTCACGGTCCTCCATGG GCATGGACATATCTGCCATCGACTTGATAAACATCGAGAGCTTCTCCAGTCGTGTGGTGTCTTTGTCAGAGTACCGCCAGAGCCTACACACTTACCTGCGCTCCAAGATGAGCCAAGTAGCCCCCAGCCTGTCAGCCCTAATTGGGGAAGCG GTAGGTGCACGTCTCATTGCTCATGCTGGCAGCCTCACCAACCTGGCCAAGTATCCAGCATCCACAGTGCAGATCCTTGGGGCTGAAAAGGCCCTATTCAG AGCCCTGAAGACAAGGGGTAACACACCAAAATATGGACTCATTTTCCATTCTACCTTCATTGGCCGAGCAGCTGCCAAGAACAAAGGCCGCATCTCCCGATACCTGGCAAACAAATGCAGTATTGCCTCACGAATCGATTGCTTCTCTGGTATGG agGTTCCTACAAGTGTATTTGGGGAGAAGCTTCGAGAACAAGTTGAGGAGCGCCTGTCCTTCTATGAGACTGGAGAGATTCCACGGAAGAATCTGGATGTCATGAAGGAAGCAATGGTTCAG GCAGAGGAAGCGGCTGCTGAGATTGCCAGGAAACTGGAGAAACAGGAGAAGAAGcgcttaaagaaggaaaaaaagcgATTGGCTGCACTTGCCCTGGCATCTTCAGGAAATAGCAGTAGCACTCCAGAGGAGTGTGAG GAGATGAATGAAAaacccaaaaagaagaaaaaacaaaagcccCAGGAGGTTCCTCAGGAGAATGGAATGGAGGAGCCATCTGTCTCTTACACCAAACCCAAGAAAAAGAGATCTTTTTCCAAGGAGGAATTGGTTAGTAGTGATCTTGAAGAGACAGCTGGTGGCAGCACAAGTCTTCCGAAGAGGAAGAAGTCTTCACCCAAGGAAGAAACAGCTAGCGAGCCTGAGGAGGTGAGCAGGAGTGTCTCCAAGAAAAAGAGGAGATTCTTTTCCAAGGAGGAGCCAGTCAGCAGTGGCCCTGAAGAGGCTGCTAGCA
- the Nop56 gene encoding nucleolar protein 56 isoform X2 codes for MVLLHVLFEHAVGYALLALKEVEEISLLLPQVEECVLSLGKFHNIVRLVAFNPFSSSQVALENANAVSEGIVHEDLRLLLETHLPSKKKKVLLGVGDPKIGAAIQEELGYNCQTGGVVAEILRGVRLHFHNLVKGLTDLSACKAQLGLGHSYSRAKVKFNVNRVDNMIIQSISLLDQLDKDINTFSMRVREWYGYHFPELVKIINDNATYCRLAQFIGNRKELSEEKLEKLEELTMDGAKAKAILDASRSSMGMDISAIDLINIESFSSRVVSLSEYRQSLHTYLRSKMSQVAPSLSALIGEAVGARLIAHAGSLTNLAKYPASTVQILGAEKALFRALKTRGNTPKYGLIFHSTFIGRAAAKNKGRISRYLANKCSIASRIDCFSEVPTSVFGEKLREQVEERLSFYETGEIPRKNLDVMKEAMVQAEEAAAEIARKLEKQEKKRLKKEKKRLAALALASSGNSSSTPEECEEMNEKPKKKKKQKPQEVPQENGMEEPSVSYTKPKKKRSFSKEELVSSDLEETAGGSTSLPKRKKSSPKEETASEPEEVSRSVSKKKRRFFSKEEPVSSGPEEAASSKTSTKKKKKLHKASQD; via the exons ATG GTTTTGCTACACGTGCTGTTCGAGCACGCGGTAGGCTACGCGCTGCTGGCGCTGAAGGAAGTGGAGGAGATCAGCCTGTTACTGCCGCAG GTGGAGGAATGTGTGCTCAGCCTGGGCAAGTTCCACAACATTGTCCGTCTTGTGGCCTTCAATCCCTTTTCCTCATCCCAGGTTGCCTTGGAAAATGCCAATGCGGTGTCTGAAG gCATTGTTCATGAGGACCTCCGCCTGCTCCTGGAGACCCACCTGCCatccaaaaagaagaaagtgcTTTTGGGGGTTGGGGATCCCAAGATTGGTGCTGCTATACAGGAGGAGTTAGGGTACAACTGCCAGACTGGAGGTGTGGTAGCCGAGATCCTGCGAG GAGTTCGTCTGCACTTCCATAATCTGGTGAAGGGTCTGACTGACCTGTCAGCTTGTAAAGCCCAATTAGGGCTGGGACATAGTTATTCTCGTGCCAAAGTTAAGTTTAATGTGAACCGGGTGGACAACATGATCATCCAGTCCATTAGCCTCTTGGACCAACTGGATAAAGACATCAATACTTTCTCTATGCGTGTCAG GGAATGGTACGGGTATCACTTTCCAGAACTGGTGAAGATCATCAATGACAATGCCACATACTGCCGCCTTGCCCAATTCATTGGAAACCGAAAAGAACTGAGTGAGGAAAAGTTGGAGAAGCTGGAGGAGCTGACAATGGATGGGGCCAAAGCTAAAGCTATTCTGGATGCCTCACGGTCCTCCATGG GCATGGACATATCTGCCATCGACTTGATAAACATCGAGAGCTTCTCCAGTCGTGTGGTGTCTTTGTCAGAGTACCGCCAGAGCCTACACACTTACCTGCGCTCCAAGATGAGCCAAGTAGCCCCCAGCCTGTCAGCCCTAATTGGGGAAGCG GTAGGTGCACGTCTCATTGCTCATGCTGGCAGCCTCACCAACCTGGCCAAGTATCCAGCATCCACAGTGCAGATCCTTGGGGCTGAAAAGGCCCTATTCAG AGCCCTGAAGACAAGGGGTAACACACCAAAATATGGACTCATTTTCCATTCTACCTTCATTGGCCGAGCAGCTGCCAAGAACAAAGGCCGCATCTCCCGATACCTGGCAAACAAATGCAGTATTGCCTCACGAATCGATTGCTTCTCTG agGTTCCTACAAGTGTATTTGGGGAGAAGCTTCGAGAACAAGTTGAGGAGCGCCTGTCCTTCTATGAGACTGGAGAGATTCCACGGAAGAATCTGGATGTCATGAAGGAAGCAATGGTTCAG GCAGAGGAAGCGGCTGCTGAGATTGCCAGGAAACTGGAGAAACAGGAGAAGAAGcgcttaaagaaggaaaaaaagcgATTGGCTGCACTTGCCCTGGCATCTTCAGGAAATAGCAGTAGCACTCCAGAGGAGTGTGAG GAGATGAATGAAAaacccaaaaagaagaaaaaacaaaagcccCAGGAGGTTCCTCAGGAGAATGGAATGGAGGAGCCATCTGTCTCTTACACCAAACCCAAGAAAAAGAGATCTTTTTCCAAGGAGGAATTGGTTAGTAGTGATCTTGAAGAGACAGCTGGTGGCAGCACAAGTCTTCCGAAGAGGAAGAAGTCTTCACCCAAGGAAGAAACAGCTAGCGAGCCTGAGGAGGTGAGCAGGAGTGTCTCCAAGAAAAAGAGGAGATTCTTTTCCAAGGAGGAGCCAGTCAGCAGTGGCCCTGAAGAGGCTGCTAGCA